The genomic stretch AACCCCACGACAAAGACCTCTTTCAAGTGGGGAAAGCGGCGGCGATTAAAGCGCGACCGCAGCGCCGCCGTAGTGACCAAGGCTACCGCCCCGGAATCCTCAAGGATGCCGCCGAGCGCCTCGGTCATGTAGCCTTCAAAAACAGGAACGGCGACTGCCCCAACTTTGACACAGCCTAAAAAGCTCGCGTAAAACTCCGGCGCGGACGGTCCAAAAAGGACCACCCGGTCACCGATGCCGATGCCGGCAGCCTGGAGGGCCAAGGCAAATTTATCGGAAAGCTCCTTTAACTCCCCGTAAGTAACCCTTTGTTCCGCCACGCCGTTCCAGAAGGTAAAGGCGACGCGGTCGCGAAGTCCCCGCGCGCACTGGTTATCCACCGCCATTCCGGCAATATTGAACCGCTGCGCCGGCCCAATACCGAGCGCAACCGCCGCTTCTTCCCAGGTAAATTTCCGGTACGCAGCATCATAGTCACGCAGGTTTGGTTCCCTCATTTAGTAGCTACCACCCTTCGCCGAACGGCTCTTTTGCTCCTCACGCAACGGTTCCTCAACCTTGCCCCGCTGGTACCCCAGACGCAGCGAAATGGAGTAACAAGATTCCTGAAGGGCGCCAATCAAGCGATTTATCCGCTCTAGAGTCAGACGGCTCGCAGGACCAGCGATGCCGAGAGCCGCCACGGCCCGCCCGTGGCGATCGAAAACCGGGGCCGCTACCCCGCGCAGGCTGTCCGCGTACTCCTCGGCGCTTACCGCAAACCCCTGCATCCGGACCCGTTCGACGTGGAGGCGAAGCTGCTCAGGGTTAACGATAGTATTAATGGTGAACTGCCTGAATTGGTGGTTCTCAAGATATTTTCGCAGCCGTTCTTCTGGCAGGCACGCCAGGAGAACCTTTCCCTCCGCCGTGCAGTAGGCTGGAACCCGCAGGCCGAGATTTACCGTGATCGCTTCCTGAGAGTGACAGCGCTCAAGGTAAAGCACCTCACCACCTTCAAGAACGGCAAGCTGGGTGGTTTCACCCGTAACCTCCGCCAGTTCTCTAAGGTAAGGGAGGACCTCGCGGCGAAAATCAAGCTGGTTGAGAAAATTAAGGGCGAGCGAAACAAACTTCATCCCCAACCGGTAGCCCTCAGTAGCCTCATCCTGCTCCACAAACCCGTACTTGGCGAGCGTGGCCAACAGCCGGTGCACCGTGCTCTTATGCAAACCAACATCTTTGCCAAGCTTCGTAACACCCACGCCGCCGGGGTTCTGCCCCAGCGCTTCTAAAATGGCGAGTGCCCGTTCCACGGAGTGAACAGCGTAAAGCTTCTCTTCTCTGGACATCCCCCAACCCCGTTTTAAAAGCGCTTTTTAGGAGATTATAACACTTGAAAGAGCCCGTTGGGGAATAAACCTATCCGGAGGTAGGCGCGAAATGGAGATAATAGACCTGGGCAGCGCGGTAACCCGCGAAGATATCGGGCACGTGAGACGCCTGTTAGCGGAGGTTAAACCCGGCGAAGAAGTAAGGATTATCCTCGAAGCAGCCGACGCCCACGAGGCGGACGACCTTTTTACCCTCCTGCGCCACGAAGGATTCGACTACCAGCCGAAAGGAAGCGGCAACGGGCGGCGCTACTACGTCACCGCCCGCCGCCTGCCCCCGCGTTAACCCTTCGGGAAAACAACCACGCTCACCCGCTGGTCACCAAGTGTGGTGCCAACGGTTACGGAGTAAACTTTACCGCCGATTTTCTTTTCGAAGCAAAGGGTCTTGATCGCATTTTGCGAACCGTCCAGTACCAACTTGTAGCCCTGCGCTTCCAATTTCTTTTGAAGGGCACTCACATCTTCAATCCTGGTTTGCCGCTTCACAGCGTACGTAAAATGGCTGCCGCCACCACCACCCATCTGGGAACCCATCTGCCCCCCCATTTCAAAGAAAAGGAATAGCTTCGCTCCCCCAAAGACCTTCTCTAACACCGGCTGCATATCCCCGTGCAGCGCCGTAGCCAGTTCCCCGGCCGGTTTAACCTCCGCCACCTTATTATAATCCAGGGACTGAGGCTCGATAGGACGCGCCATCCCGGCGCCAGGGGATACCGGTTGGGGCGTCTCCTTTTTTCCACACCCGGAGAATACTAACAGCGCCAGAGATACCAGGACCAACCCCAAGAACCGCATTCTTCTTCCTCCTCCATGATCAAGGGTAGCTTAGCATTGGAATTCTTTGCGGTAACGGCAAATCCTTTTAAACCCCCCAAAAATTTTTTCGCGCGCAGGAGCACCCGCACAAACTTGTTTTTTCCGGGGCAAAATGGTAGGATGAGTCTTAGGTCATAAAAGGGAGGCTACGGTTATGCTACGCGCCGAACGCGGCCCGGCAGACATCCGGCCGGTCCGCATTATTCCAAACTATAACAAATACGCGGAAGGCTCAGCACTCATTGAAATGGGCGATACGCGGATCATCTGCACCGCCTCCGTAGACGACAAGGTACCGCCCTTTTTAAAGGGGACGGGCAAAGGCTGGGTAACCGCGGAGTACGGCATGATCCCGCGCGCCACCGAAGCGCGGGGCATTCGTGAGGCCGTAAAAGGCCGCCCAGGCGGCCGCACCCTCGAGATTCAGCGGCTCATCGGGCGGTCCCTACGGGCCGTCGTGGACCTGGAAGCGCTCGGCGAGCGGACCATCATCGTCGACTGCGACGTGCTCCAGGCCGATGGCGGCACCCGGACAGCATCGATTACCGGCGGTTTCGTGGCGCTTGTTTATGCCCTTGAGTGGCTCCGCAACGAAGGGGTCATCCCCTTTCTTCCCGTTACCGATTTCGTTGCCGCCATCAGCGTAGGCCGGGTCGGCGCGGACCTGCTTCTCGACCTTTCGTTCGCCGAAGATTCCCAGGCCGGTGTGGACCTCAACGTGGTGATGACGGGAAGCGGCCGCCTGGTAGAAGTTCAGGGAACCGGCGAAGAAGAAACCTTCTCCCGGGAAGAGCTCGACGCCATGCTCGACCTAGCCACCAAGGGCATTACCCGGCTCATCGAAAAACAGCGGGAGGCGCTCGGCAACCTGGCCACTTTCATCGGGGGGATCAGCTTTGAAGCGGATAGTGGTGGCAACCACCAACCAAGGGAAGCTTAAGGAGATCGAAGAGATCCTCGCCCCTCTGGGCTTAAGCGTTACTTCCCTCGCGGCATACCCTGGCTTTCCCGAAATCGAAGAAGACGGGGCCACCTTTAAAGAAAACGCCGTCAAAAAGGCCCAGTTCACAGCTACTTTTACCGGTGAAATCGCTCTCGCCGACGATTCCGGTCTCGAAGTAGATTACTTGGGCGGCGCACCGGGTGTCCGTTCCGCCCGCTTCGCGGGCGAACCCAAAAACGACGCGGCCAACAACGCCAAGCTCCTCCGGTTGCTCGCCAGCGTTCCCTGGGAAAAGCGAACCGCTCGCTTCCGCTGCGTCATTGCCGTAGCCACTCCCAACGGGGAAGTAGCCACCGCCGAAGGCACAGCCGAAGGATACATCTTGACCGCACCCCGGGGCACGGGCGGCTTCGGCTACGATCCCCTATTTTACTTTCCCGAATACGGCAAAACGTTCGCCGAACTCCCCCCGGAAGTAAAAAACCAGGTTAGCCACCGGGGCCGGGCGCTGGCAAAGCTTAAGGAAGTCCTGGCCACCTTGTTGGCAGGTGAAAAATAGCTACCCAAGCTAAAACCCTTCTCAGTTTTGACTTTCACCCGCTTATAGGCTATAATTTTGGATGTAACCGCTGACATCTCACCACCGAAATACGCGGGTGTAGCTCAGTGGCAGAGCACCGGCCTTCCAAGCCGGCTACGTGGGTTCGATTCCCATCACCCGCTCCACGTCCCGGTAGCTCAGCGGACAGAGCAGCGGCCTTCTAAGCCGCGGGTCGGGGGTTCGAATCCCTCCCGGGACGCCATTACTCGATCAACAGTTTCTAATTCCTACCGGGCATACTTTAGCCAGGAGGTGAATCTTATGGCTCATTTTATCGTTTATCTCCAACCAGCAGAAGAAGGAGGATATATCGCTTCTGTTCCCGCCCTACCGGGTTGCGTTACGCAGGGGGAAACACGGGAAGAAGCCCTCCAGATGGCACAGGACGCCATCCGAGGCTACATCGAAAGCTTAAAAAAACACGGGGAACCGCTACCGTTCGGCCTCGAGAAAGCGGAAGTGCAGACGGTCACTGTGGACGTGGCATAGGGTATAGGTTATATGGTTAAACTCCCGTATATGCTCCTGCTGCACCGGCAGCTCACCTTCGGCGCCCTCAACTATGAACCACTAACCGCCATCTGGGAAAACAAAAGCTACCGGGAGTTCCGCCACGCTTTCCTATCTGGCCACCTACCGGAAGCCTGCGCAATTTGTCCAAAGCTTTACGGCGAGAGCGTTTAGCAAATAATATTTTAAGTGGGGATAAGCGTCAGCCGGCAAAGGAGAGAAGAAACTTGGCCTTTACCGCCGCTTACCGCCGCCTGGGACCCGAAGAGCTGCGCCGGCGCGTTGCCGCGGCCTACCGGCGGCTTAAAAGCTGCGATCTTTGCCCCCGTCGTTGCGGGGTCAACCGCCTCAAAGGCGAGCGGGGCGCCTGCCGCGGCGGCCGGGAAGCCGTGGTTTCGAGCTACGGGCCGCACTTCGGCGAAGAAGCACCCCTCGTTGGCACCCGCGGCTCCGGAACCATCTTCTTCGCCTACTGCACCCTGCACTGCGTCTTTTGCCAGAACTACGAACTCAGCCACCACGGCGAAGGAGAACCAGTTAGTGTTACCCGCCTGGCCCGCATGATGCTAGCTCTCGAACTGATGGGCTGCCATAACATCAACCTGGTAAGTCCCACCCACTTCGTCCCCCAGATCTTGGCCGCGCTGGCGAAAGCAGCCGCCGAAGGGCTCAACCTCCCCATCGTCTACAACACCGGGGGTTACGAAAGTCTCGAAACCCTCAAGCTGCTCGACGGCATAATCGACATCTACATGCCCGACTTTAAATATACCGACCCCGAAAGCGCCGCTAAATACTCCGGCGCTCGCGATTATCCCCAGGTTGTAAAAGAGGCGCTAAAGGAAATGCAGCGGCAGGTCGGCGACCTCACGCTCAACGAGCAAGGGGTCGCCCTCCGGGGGCTCCTGGTGCGCCACCTCGTCCTCCCGGAAAACTTGGCCGGAACCAAAGAAGTCGTCGCGTTTCTCGCCCGCGAAGTTTCGCCGCGTTGCTTTATCAACGTGATGGCCCAGTACTACCCCGCCTACCGCGCCCGGGAATTTCCCCCGCTTAACCGGCGCATCACCCCCGCAGAATACGAGGCCGCCGTAAAGCTTGCGCGGGACGCCGGCCTCCGTGTCTACCGGGATTAGAGGTCGGATGCTTTACCCTGTTCACCCCGTCAGTCCCAGCGCCCGGCGGTAACAGTCGACTGCTTCTCCCTCCCGGCCCAGTTCCGCCATAATACTCGCCTTAAGACTCCACACCCGCTCGTCTTGAGGCGCAACCTCTTCCAGCCGCTCGATAATCTTCTGGGCCTCTTCAAACCGCCCCATCCCCGCAAGGCAAGCCGCCTGGTTGACAAGGAAAGTGTTGCGCTCCGGCCCCCCAATGGCCGCCGCCTTTTTATAGAGGGCAAGCGCTTCGTGGTGCTTCTCAGCCGCCTCCAGACACAGGGCCAGGTTATTCAGGAGCACCGGGTCCTCAGGATTCTTCTCCACTAACTCCTTCAGGAGCTGAATCGCCCTGCCAACCCGGCCGGTTTTGAAGTAGCAAAGCGCAAGGTTGGCTCTAACGGTATCCTGCGGCTCCATCGCTTGCGCCAACTCAAAGCAAGCGGTGGCTTCGTCGTACCGGCGCAGAAAAAAAAGGCTGAAACCTTTATTATTAAAAAGCTCTACCCCTCCGGCTCCCAGGCGCTGCGCCTCTTCGTAACAGCGGAGCGCTTCCGCGTAGCGCCCAAGCCGGTTCAAGGCTATCCCCATGTTGACCAGCAGACCGGCGCTGCGCCCCCCTGCCGCACGGGCGTCCTGGAAAGCTTTCAGCGCTTCTTCTGTCTGCCCTAACCGCAACAGACAGAGGCCTTTGAGGTTTAACACCGAGCTGTGGGTTAATCCGGCAGCGATGGCCCGGTTTATGTAGGAAAGCGCACGCCCCGGCTCGTGCGCGCCAAGCAGGTGGCTTCCGATGGCCGCCAGGATCCAAGCCCGCTCTTTAAAAAATGCGGGCGCCGCGCCGCGTAAAGGACCGGCTTCAAAGTCGAACACGCCCCGTTCAGCGCGGGAGCCCGGCCAGAGATGCCTGACGTGCTCCACCGCCCGGTCCATCCGGCCTAGTTTAAAGGATAACTCTCCCGCCTGAAGGTGCAGCTCCACGCGATGCGGCTCCTCACCGAGCGCCCGCTCAACCAGCGAAAGAGCGATTTCCTCGAACCCGAATCTGGCACACAACCGGGCACCGGCACTTAAAAGGCGGGCTTTCTTAAAACACGACCTGAGCTTCGGCACCGGGTTTCGGACCAAGATCAGCACAAGACCTCACCCCTTGTTACTTATTAGTGTTAAATACTAAACAGCCACCGGCAGCTGCAAGAGGAATTAGACGCCTGGTATGGTTTTTCCTCCCAGCGCTCCCAAAAATTTGCTGACAAATTTCTCCTTCATTTGACCACTGAAAAACTTGCCTCCGGCAAAAGTCACAGCTATCCTTTTAGTGAAGGGGGAATAGCAAGCGTGGTGCTAACGGGTTGAACACTGAACAAGCGCTCCGGGGAAAGGTGGCCATCGTCACCGGCAGCAGCCGGGGAATTGGGGCGGCCATCGCGCGGGAACTTGCCCGCTACGGTGCCAGCGTAGCCGTGAACTATCGCTCCTCCGCGGCCGCGGCGGCAAGAGTAGCAGCCGCCTGCCGGGAATACGGCGCCCGGGCGCTGGCCTTCCAAGCCGACATTGCCGACCCGGAAGCGGTGGAAAAGCTCTTTGCAGCGGTGGAGGAAAGCTTGGGACCGGTAGAGATTCTGGTCAACAACGCCGGCACGGGGCTCAGACGCCTGGTGGTCGAAACAACCGACGCGGAGTGGCATCAGCTCATCGCCGTAAACCTCTCCGGTGCCTTTTATTGTTCCCGCCGGGCGCTGGGCAGCATGATCCGCCGCCGCTGGGGGCGGATCATCAATATCGCCTCGGTCTTCGGCCTTACCGGCGCCGCCTACGAAGCCGCTTACGCCGCCGCCAAAGGAGGGCTCATCGCCTTCACCAAGTCGCTCGCCCGGGAAGTGGGCAGTGCGGGAATCACGGTCAATGCCGTCGCTCCCGGCCCGGTCGAAAGCGATATGCTCCGCGAAGGTCTCTCTCCGGAGGAGCTGGCGGCGCTGGCTGCGGAAATCCCCTCCGGCCGGCTTGGGAAACCAGAAGATATTGCAAGAGCCTGCGTCTTTCTCGCCTCGCCGGCCGCCAGCTTCATCAACGGCCAGGTCCTTTGCCTTGACGGCGGCTGGCTCCCGTAAGTCTCACTATTTTCTCTTGTCCAGCAAGGACGCATTATAAAGCCACGTGGTGCCGGAAGGTAACCCGCGCAATATGGCGTAACGCTTCATGCCAGGCTGGTCCCCGGTCAAAGACCATGCTGGCGACAAGAATCCCGATGAGCGCCCCGGCCAGAACCTCGTAAGGGGTATGACCTACGGGATGCTCGGGTAAATCCACAGGGTTTGCAGGGTTATCTTTTTCCCGGAGTAAGGATTTAAGCAGCCGGGAATGTTTTCCCGCCAACCGTCGCACACCCATCGCGTCGTGCAAGACAATAAGGGCAAAAACCAACGCCAAGGCAAACTCTTCCGAATCGTAGCCCAGAGAAAAACCGATCGCGGCTACCATTGCCGTAACCATCGCGCTGTGGGCACTGGGCATACCGCCATCGCTAATGAGCCACGACCAGCGCCAGCAGCGCTCTTTCAAGTACATGTGAACCCCTTTTACGAACTGGGCTACCCCGCAGGCAGTCAGCGGCGCGGTAATAAGCTTATGGTCGGCTAACCACCCTTTCAGGAGGTCCCAGAGCATAACTCTACCTCCAAAACAAAGCCGTTTTTTTTAGATAATCTTTCAGATAAATTATAACTTAGAAAGATGGCCCAAGCTACCAGGAAATAAGGTCGGTAGCGCCACCGCGGACCATCCCCTCGCCTTCAGTCCTTCCAGTACCCCCGGCAGAGCAGATAAGAGCACCCGCGGCCGGTGGGGGATGAAGCTTCCGTCGTGGCAGAGAACGATCCCCCCATCAAGGTCCGGACAGCGTAGCACCCGCTTTGTGACCTCTGAGGGTTTCACGCCCCACAGCCAGTCAAGGCTATCGCACGACCACAAGACAACCTCCATCCCCAGTTCCCGGGCTACCGCCAACGTCCACCGGTTTAAAAGCCCCCAGGGTGGCCGGAAGTAACGGGGCGGTTCTCCCGTAACGTCAGTCAGAATTTCTACCGCCAGCCTCATCTCGTAGCGCGTGGCCCGGTAGTTTAACAGGGGCTGGGGCCGGTGCGCAAAACCGTGGCTGGCGACGTGGTGCCCATCGCGCACAACAGCCCGTACCACTTCCGGATACCGCCGGGCTTCTTGGCCAAGAAGAAAAAGGTGGCCTTTGCTTCGTACCGGCGCAGCAGCGCTAATACTTTAGGCGTGTAGAAGGGGTCGGGGCCGTCGTCAAAGGTGAGCGCAACTTTGCCCGTACCCCTTGGACCGCGCCGCAACACCAGGCCTTCCGGAGAAAAACCTGGCGCAAAGCTCACCCGGCTACCCACTCCCGGCCCGTTCCCCCTTTTTCCGCCAAACCGGCGAGCAAAGCGGCAGCGGCTTTAGCCGCTTCCGGTCGCGCCAATTGCTTTATGCCCTGGCGCAGGGAACTCCCCACGCCGTCCTCGTCGCGCAGCACTTTCGTAACCCAGCACACCAGCTCTTCTAGGCTTTTCACCCATAAAGCACCGCCAGAGCGGACATAATAAAGGGCGTTCGCCTCCTCCTGCCCGGGGAGACACCGGTAAATGATAACCGGAAGGCCGGCCGCCGCCGCTTCTGCCAGCGTGAGCGCCCCCGCCTTTCCGACCAGAAGGTCCGCAGCGGCCATAAACTCCACCACGTTTTCCACAAACCCGTAAAAACGGAAACGGGGATCCTGGCCAAACCGCCCCGTCAACCGCCTCCAGACGACTTTATCTCTGCCCGTGACCACTAATACCTGGAGGGGAAGCGTGAGGTGGCGCAAGGCCGCACACATTTCTTCGATGGCGGCCACCCGGCTAAAACCACCGCCCATTACCAAAATCACCGGCTGGCCTCCGGCTAGGCCCAAACGCTGCCGGGCTACCTGCCGGTCGGGAACCGCCGCAAAGCACGGGTGGATGGGCACCCCAATGACTTCTATCTTCCCCGGGCTTACCCCGCGCCGGATGAGCGTTTGCCGCACACCCCCATCGGGAACAAGGTATAAGTCCACCCCCGGGTGGACCCACTCCGCGTGGGCCGTATGGTCCGTAAGCACCATCGCCACGGGGACCTTCAACTCGCCCCGCAGCCGCAGCGTGGCGGCCACCCGCCCCGGCGTAGGAAAAGTTGCCACCAGCAGGTGCGGCTGAACCTCCGCCAAGAGCCCCTTCAGAGCACTGCGACCGAGGGAATCCAAAACATAACCCTGCTCCCGCAAATGTTTGTCCGTTTGCCGGTAAAACCAACCGTAACAGCGGGGGAAACGCCGCACTAAAGAAAGATAGAAGTAGCGGGAAACAAGGTCGAAGAATGGGCTAACTAATTCGATAAAGTTATAAACGTGCGTTTCCCACGCCGGCCTGGTAATGGATATAGCGGCCTCAAGGGCCCGCGCCGCCTGCAGGTGACCGGCACCGTAGCCGGCACTCAAGATTAAGATGCGCGGCGAACCAGTCATTTACCTTCCCCTCCTATCTCTCCCTTACCCCTAGAAGCGGGGCAAGAAGGTTCGAAGGCCGCCGGTAAAAAGACCGTAAATTCACACCCGCCGCGGGGGCGGTTACGCACGCTAATCGTCCCCCCGTGCTCCTCTACCAAAAGCTTGCTAATCGCGAGCCCCAGCCCCGTCCCGGGGGATTCCCGGGCCGAAAGGCTTCCCGTATAGAAGCGGTCGAAGATGTAGGGGATATCCCCCGGCGGGATACCCGGACCTTCATCCCCTATCGTCACCCGCCATCCCTGCGCATCCCAGCAAGCGTTAACTTCGACTTTCCCGCCTTCCGGCGAAAATTTTACCGCGTTATCCAGGATATTCGTGAAAATCTGGGCCAACCGCCCCCGGTCTGCCCAAAGTTCCCGCTGGTCCCCCACCGCCGCAAAATCAATTTTCACCTTTTTCTCCGCGGCCAGAGGAGTGAGCATCTCCACAACTGCATCCAGCACTGCCGTAGGGTTTAGCCTCTCCCAGTGAAAGCGGAGGCGCCCGCCCCGAAGGCGCGCCAAAGTAAGCAGTTCGTCAACGATACCGCTAAGCCGGCCCACCTCTCCAAAGACGCGGGCCAAGTAAGCAGGCTGGTCTGGTGGGGCGATGGTTCCGTCCAGGATTCCCTGGATGAAACCCCGGATCGAAGTCAAGGGGGTACGCAGTTCGTGGGAAACATTAGCGAGAAAAGCCTGGCGCTCCTTATCCAGACTTTCAAGTTGCTGCGCCATCGCGTTAAACGCCGCCGCAAGGTCACCGATTTCATCCCGCCGCTTAAGCTCGACCCGGGCACCAAAGTCTCCCTGCCCCATACGCCGAGCGACCCGGCTCAACAATACCAAGGGATAACTGAAGTGGCGCGCGACAAAGTAAGTAGGCACAGCTCCCAACGCAAAAGCTCCCACCGCTGCCAACCAGACGAGCCCGATGCTCTCTTTGAGCGGTTCCTTCACGTCCGCAACCGGAAAAAATCCTACCAGCGCCCCCTCAGGCAAAGAAGTAGCGGCAACCATAAGGTCAAGGGAAGGATCCTTAGGATCGGTCAGGACGCGAGCGTACATACGCCCTTGTCTCAGGCAGGCAATCACTTGGTCCGCAAACCCCGGCTTGGGGAAGATCTCGAGATCGGGCGCGGTAGTAAAGAGTAACCTCCCCTGGGGGTCGAGAAGCCAAAAATGAACCCCTTCCAACCGGTCAATAAGTTTCAGCCCCCGCTCAAAGCCCGAACGGGACGTCCTCCCTGCAAAATGTTTCGCGGCCAGGACCGTCGCCTCCTGCAAGGCTTCCTCCAGGTTACGCCCGTATTCCCGGTAAAAGTAGCGCGTAAACAGGAAGGAAAGGAGGAGGCTTAGCGCCAGCGCAGTAAAAAGAACAATCGCCAGGTTTAATACCATCATTTTACTAAAAATCCGGTTCATTTTTGTCCCCCAGGACAAACTTATACCCTACACCCCATACCGTTTTGATTTGCCAGGAGTGCGCTAAACCCTCAAGCTTCTCCCGTAGCCGGTTAATGTGGACATCGACCGTTCTTGTATTCCCGGGAAACTCGAATCCCCACACCCTCTGCAAGAGTAATTCCCTGGTAAGTACCCGCCCGGGTTGCGAAGCTAAAAAATAAAGAAGCTCTGTTTCCCGCGGGGTCAGGTCCACCAGTTGACCGGCCACGGTCACGGTATAACTATCAAGGTCCACCACCAGATCGGGCAACTCAACCCGGCGGGACAAGCTCTTTGCCCGGCGGAGCACCGCCTTCACCCT from Thermodesulfitimonas autotrophica encodes the following:
- a CDS encoding IclR family transcriptional regulator — translated: MSREEKLYAVHSVERALAILEALGQNPGGVGVTKLGKDVGLHKSTVHRLLATLAKYGFVEQDEATEGYRLGMKFVSLALNFLNQLDFRREVLPYLRELAEVTGETTQLAVLEGGEVLYLERCHSQEAITVNLGLRVPAYCTAEGKVLLACLPEERLRKYLENHQFRQFTINTIVNPEQLRLHVERVRMQGFAVSAEEYADSLRGVAAPVFDRHGRAVAALGIAGPASRLTLERINRLIGALQESCYSISLRLGYQRGKVEEPLREEQKSRSAKGGSY
- the rph gene encoding ribonuclease PH; translated protein: MLRAERGPADIRPVRIIPNYNKYAEGSALIEMGDTRIICTASVDDKVPPFLKGTGKGWVTAEYGMIPRATEARGIREAVKGRPGGRTLEIQRLIGRSLRAVVDLEALGERTIIVDCDVLQADGGTRTASITGGFVALVYALEWLRNEGVIPFLPVTDFVAAISVGRVGADLLLDLSFAEDSQAGVDLNVVMTGSGRLVEVQGTGEEETFSREELDAMLDLATKGITRLIEKQREALGNLATFIGGISFEADSGGNHQPREA
- a CDS encoding XTP/dITP diphosphatase, coding for MKRIVVATTNQGKLKEIEEILAPLGLSVTSLAAYPGFPEIEEDGATFKENAVKKAQFTATFTGEIALADDSGLEVDYLGGAPGVRSARFAGEPKNDAANNAKLLRLLASVPWEKRTARFRCVIAVATPNGEVATAEGTAEGYILTAPRGTGGFGYDPLFYFPEYGKTFAELPPEVKNQVSHRGRALAKLKEVLATLLAGEK
- a CDS encoding type II toxin-antitoxin system HicB family antitoxin: MAHFIVYLQPAEEGGYIASVPALPGCVTQGETREEALQMAQDAIRGYIESLKKHGEPLPFGLEKAEVQTVTVDVA
- a CDS encoding SPASM domain-containing protein — protein: MVKLPYMLLLHRQLTFGALNYEPLTAIWENKSYREFRHAFLSGHLPEACAICPKLYGESV
- a CDS encoding radical SAM protein — encoded protein: MAFTAAYRRLGPEELRRRVAAAYRRLKSCDLCPRRCGVNRLKGERGACRGGREAVVSSYGPHFGEEAPLVGTRGSGTIFFAYCTLHCVFCQNYELSHHGEGEPVSVTRLARMMLALELMGCHNINLVSPTHFVPQILAALAKAAAEGLNLPIVYNTGGYESLETLKLLDGIIDIYMPDFKYTDPESAAKYSGARDYPQVVKEALKEMQRQVGDLTLNEQGVALRGLLVRHLVLPENLAGTKEVVAFLAREVSPRCFINVMAQYYPAYRAREFPPLNRRITPAEYEAAVKLARDAGLRVYRD
- a CDS encoding tetratricopeptide repeat protein, with the translated sequence MLILVRNPVPKLRSCFKKARLLSAGARLCARFGFEEIALSLVERALGEEPHRVELHLQAGELSFKLGRMDRAVEHVRHLWPGSRAERGVFDFEAGPLRGAAPAFFKERAWILAAIGSHLLGAHEPGRALSYINRAIAAGLTHSSVLNLKGLCLLRLGQTEEALKAFQDARAAGGRSAGLLVNMGIALNRLGRYAEALRCYEEAQRLGAGGVELFNNKGFSLFFLRRYDEATACFELAQAMEPQDTVRANLALCYFKTGRVGRAIQLLKELVEKNPEDPVLLNNLALCLEAAEKHHEALALYKKAAAIGGPERNTFLVNQAACLAGMGRFEEAQKIIERLEEVAPQDERVWSLKASIMAELGREGEAVDCYRRALGLTG
- the ymfI gene encoding elongation factor P 5-aminopentanone reductase, translating into MNTEQALRGKVAIVTGSSRGIGAAIARELARYGASVAVNYRSSAAAAARVAAACREYGARALAFQADIADPEAVEKLFAAVEESLGPVEILVNNAGTGLRRLVVETTDAEWHQLIAVNLSGAFYCSRRALGSMIRRRWGRIINIASVFGLTGAAYEAAYAAAKGGLIAFTKSLAREVGSAGITVNAVAPGPVESDMLREGLSPEELAALAAEIPSGRLGKPEDIARACVFLASPAASFINGQVLCLDGGWLP
- a CDS encoding divergent PAP2 family protein; amino-acid sequence: MLWDLLKGWLADHKLITAPLTACGVAQFVKGVHMYLKERCWRWSWLISDGGMPSAHSAMVTAMVAAIGFSLGYDSEEFALALVFALIVLHDAMGVRRLAGKHSRLLKSLLREKDNPANPVDLPEHPVGHTPYEVLAGALIGILVASMVFDRGPAWHEALRHIARVTFRHHVAL
- a CDS encoding MGDG synthase family glycosyltransferase; its protein translation is MTGSPRILILSAGYGAGHLQAARALEAAISITRPAWETHVYNFIELVSPFFDLVSRYFYLSLVRRFPRCYGWFYRQTDKHLREQGYVLDSLGRSALKGLLAEVQPHLLVATFPTPGRVAATLRLRGELKVPVAMVLTDHTAHAEWVHPGVDLYLVPDGGVRQTLIRRGVSPGKIEVIGVPIHPCFAAVPDRQVARQRLGLAGGQPVILVMGGGFSRVAAIEEMCAALRHLTLPLQVLVVTGRDKVVWRRLTGRFGQDPRFRFYGFVENVVEFMAAADLLVGKAGALTLAEAAAAGLPVIIYRCLPGQEEANALYYVRSGGALWVKSLEELVCWVTKVLRDEDGVGSSLRQGIKQLARPEAAKAAAALLAGLAEKGGTGREWVAG
- a CDS encoding sensor histidine kinase; the protein is MNRIFSKMMVLNLAIVLFTALALSLLLSFLFTRYFYREYGRNLEEALQEATVLAAKHFAGRTSRSGFERGLKLIDRLEGVHFWLLDPQGRLLFTTAPDLEIFPKPGFADQVIACLRQGRMYARVLTDPKDPSLDLMVAATSLPEGALVGFFPVADVKEPLKESIGLVWLAAVGAFALGAVPTYFVARHFSYPLVLLSRVARRMGQGDFGARVELKRRDEIGDLAAAFNAMAQQLESLDKERQAFLANVSHELRTPLTSIRGFIQGILDGTIAPPDQPAYLARVFGEVGRLSGIVDELLTLARLRGGRLRFHWERLNPTAVLDAVVEMLTPLAAEKKVKIDFAAVGDQRELWADRGRLAQIFTNILDNAVKFSPEGGKVEVNACWDAQGWRVTIGDEGPGIPPGDIPYIFDRFYTGSLSARESPGTGLGLAISKLLVEEHGGTISVRNRPRGGCEFTVFLPAAFEPSCPASRGKGEIGGEGK
- a CDS encoding response regulator transcription factor, whose translation is MRLETGGVILVVEDDQNVAELIRLYLENQGYRVVLSGSGADALRLLEKEVNDLQAVILDLMLPGIDGWEVCRQIRRGSPLPIIILTAKGELSDKLRGFDLGADDYVVKPFDPLELVARVKAVLRRAKSLSRRVELPDLVVDLDSYTVTVAGQLVDLTPRETELLYFLASQPGRVLTRELLLQRVWGFEFPGNTRTVDVHINRLREKLEGLAHSWQIKTVWGVGYKFVLGDKNEPDF